The bacterium DNA window GGTTAAAAAGCACCTTCTCGGCGTGGACGCGCTCCACGAGTGGGACCGATACGCGCCGATCCAGGAGGTGACCCGCGACCTCTCGTGGGAGGAGGCGAAGGAGCTGGTGCTCGGCGCGTACCGGCGCTTCTCCACCCGCGCGGGCGCGCTGGTCGAGGACTTCTTCACGCGCCACTGGGTCGACGCCGCCGTGCTGCCCGGCAAGTCGGGCGGGGCGTACTGCATGCCGGTGACGCCGCACCACCACCCGTACGTCATGCTGAACTTCACCGGCAAGCTGCGGGACGCGCTCACGCTGGCGCACGAGCTGGGCCACGGCCTGCACGACCGCCTCGCGTCGAAGCAGCACATCTTCGATTTCCACCCGCCGCTGACGCTGGCCGAGACGGCGTCGGTCTTTGGAGAGGCGCTGACCTTCGACCGCATCATGGCCGAGGAGAAGGACCCCCAAATCCGCCTGGCGATGCTGTGCAACCAGTGCGAGGACGCCTTCTCGACCGTCTTCCGGCAGGTGGCCTTCAACCGCTACGAGGAGGCGTGTCACACGGCGCGGCGCGTCGAGGGCGAGCTCGCGGTGGATCAGCTGGGCGAGCTCTACCAGGCCAAGGTCCAGCCGATGTTCGGCGATGCCCTGATCCTGACCGGCGAGCACAAGGATTGGTGGAGCTACGTCGGGCACTTCGTCCACACGCCGGGGTACGTGTACGCCTACGCGTTCGGCAACCTGCTCGCTCTGTCGGTGTACCACCGCTTCCTGGAGCGCGGCCCCGCCTTCGTCGAGGATTACCTGGACTTCCTGGCCGCCGGCGGGTCGACGCGGCCGAACGAGCTGGTCCGCCGTCTCGGCATGGACATCACCGACCCGGGCGTCTGGGACGCGGGCCTAAAGATCCTGGACGGGATGGTCACGGAGGTGGAACAGCTCGCCGCGGCGACCGGTCGCGCCTAGGGTGGCCGGTAAATCACCAACAAATCTTTCGCCGCGCAGCGGTAGCAAGCCCGCGCCCCTCACCCTTGCCCTCTCCCCGGCGGGGAGAGGGGGCGCCACCGACATCGCTTGAGGCCTCCGAACGCCACGCGCACACCCCCTTCTCAGTCCTTCAGCCGCCTGCACGGGGATCTGACAGCCTAGGGCTGGAGTGGTGGATGCCGGGAGGGTCGTATTCGACGGCTCGGTAGACTTGGGTCTAACACACAGCCAGGTCCCGCGGCCGCGCCGTGGGCAGTCGCCACTCTGCAGTGGTAGGGAGTGAGATGACGGTAACCGAATCCTTAACGACCACCGATCTCGAGTTCGCTCGCCAGTTGGGTCAGCAGCTGCGGGTCGACTCCATCCGATGCAGCACGGCGGCGGGATCGGGGCATCCGACGTCCTCCATGTCGGCGGCGGACCTGATCGCCGTCCTGATCGCCCGCTACCTGCAGTACGACTGGTCCAAGCCGAAGGACCCCAACAACGACCACCTCATCTACTCCAAGGGCCACGCCTCGCCGCTCTGCTACGCGATGTTCAAGGCTGTCGGCGCCGTCAGCGACGCCGAGCTGATGACGTATCGAGAGTTCGGCTCTCGCCTGCAGGGCCACCCGACGCCGGCCATCCCGTGGGTGGACGTGGCGACGGGCTCCCTCGGCCAGGGACTGCCGATCGCGGTCGGGGTCGCGCTGGCCGGCATGTACCTCGACAAGCTCCCGTTCCACGTCTGGACCCTGTGCGGGGACTCGGAGCTCGCCGAGGGCTCGATCTGGGAGGCGCTGGACAAGGCCGGCCACTACCAGCTGTCCAACCTGACCGCGATCTTCGACATCAACCGGCTCGGCCAGCGCGGCGAGACCGAGTTCGGCTGGAACCTCGACGCCTACCGGCGCCGGGTGGAGGCGTTCGGCTGCTTCCCGATCGTGATCGACGGCCACGACGTGACCGCCATCGACCGCGCCTTCGGCCAGGTGCTCTCGGCCACCGGTAAACCGACCGTGATCATCGCCAAGACGGTCAAGGGCAAGGGCTTCCCGGAGATCGAGAACAAGGACGGATGGCACGGCAAGGCCCTGCCGCCCGAGATGGCGGAGCGGGCGATCAAGGCACTCGGCGGCCTGCGGCACCTCAAGGTCAAGACCAGCCGGCCGGAGCGGACAGCGCGCGCCTCCAAGAACGCCGATCCCCCGCCCGTCACCCTGCCCGTCTACGGGAAGGAGGCCAAGGTCGCCACGCGCAAGGCATACGGAGACGCGCTGCTGGCGCTGGCCGCCATTCCGGACGTCGTCGCGATGGACGCCGAGGTGTCCAACTCGACGCACGCGGACGAGTTTGGCAAGGCCCACCCGGAACGGTTCTTCGAGATGTGGATCTCGGAGCAGCAGCTCGTCGCCACGGCGGTGGGCATGAGCGTGCGGGGCTACCGTCCGTTCGCCTCCACCTTCGCCGCGTTTTTCAGCCGCGCCTACGACTTCATCCGCATGGCGGGCATCTCGCAGGCCAACCTCCGGCTGGTCGGCTCGCACGCCGGGGTCGAGATCGGACAGGACGGGCCGTCGCAGATGGCGCTCGAAGACCTGGCCGCGATGCGCGCGGTCCACGGCTCGACGGTGCTCTACCCGTGCGATCCCAACCAGGCGGCGAAGCTCACGCGGCTGATGGCGGACACGCCGGGCGTCGTGTACATGCGCACGACCCGCGGCGCCTATCCGACCCTGTACGGACCGGCCGACAGCTTCCGCGTGGGGGGTGCGAAGGTGCTGCGCCAGAGCGCCAAGGACAAGGTCGCGCTCATCGGCGCCGGCGTCACCCTGCACGCCTGCCTCGCCGCCGCCGAGGCTCTGGCGGCGAAGAAGATCCCGGCCCGCGTCATCGACCTGTACTCGGTGAAGCCGGTCGACCTCAAGACGCTGCGCGAGGCGGCGCGCGTGACCAAGGGCAGGTTCGTGATCGTCGAGGACCACTACCCGGAGGGCGGGCTGGGGGCGGCGGTGATGGAGGCGATGGCGGCCGACGCCCCGCCGCGCGTCGCGCACCTGGCGGTGAGGGGGCTCCCGACCTCGGGCAAGCCCGATGAGCTGATCAACGCGGCCGGCATCTCGAGCCGGCACATCGTGGCGGCGGCGACCAAGCTGCTGCAGGCGAAGTAGAGCGATGGCGACCAAAAGCACACGCCGACCGGCTCCGCTCAAGGAGCTTAAGCAGATCGGCCAGTCCCTATGGCTCGACAACATCCGCCGTCAGCTCATCACCTCCGGCGAGCTGGCCCGGCTGCGCGACGAGGGCCTGACCGGCGTCACGTCCAACCCGACCATCTTCGAGAAGGCGGTCAGCGGCTCGAGCGACTACGACGAGGCGATGGTCCGGCTGGTGAACGCCAAACGAACACCGGCCGAGATGCTCTGGGAGTTGATGGTCGAGGACATCCAGGCCGCGGCCGACGTGTTCCGGCCGGTCTACGACAGGACCAAGGGCCAGGATGGATTCGTCAGCATCGAGGTGTCGCCGACCGTCGCCGCGAGCACCAGGCGGACGATCGCGTTCGCCGAGGACCTCCGCGAGCGCTGCCGCCGGCCGAACGTGATGGTCAAGATCCCCGCCACCAAAGAGGGGCTGCTGGCCATCTACGACCAGGTCTCCAAGGGCCACAACATCAACATCACGCTGATCTTCGCCGTCGAGCGCTACGCCGAGGTCGTCGAGGCGTACCTGTCGGGCCTGGAGAAATGGCACGAGCGGGGCGGGGACCTGCGCAAGGTCGCCAGCGTCGCGAGCTTCTTCGTCAGCCGCGTCGACACCAAGGTCGACAAGCTCCTGGCGGAGAAGGTCCAGCTGAGCACGGACCCGGCCCAGAAGCGCGCTCTCGAGCGGCTGTACGGCAAGGCGGCCATCGCCAACTCGAAAAGGGCGTACGAGCGCTACCAGCAGCTGTTCAGCGGCCCGCGCTGGGACAGGCTGCGCAAGGCCGGGGCCCAGACGCAGCGGTGCCTGTGGGCCAGCACTTCGACCAAGGACCCGCGCTACCCCGACACCTACTACGTCGAGGAGCTGATCGGCTCGCACACCGTCGACACCATTCCCCCGGCCACGCTGGCCGCGTTCCGGGAGCACGGCGAGGTCCGGCGCAGCCTGGACGAGAACGTGGAGCTCGCCAAGCGCCAGCTGAAGCAGCTGGCGGACGCCGGGGTGGACCTCGACCAGGTCACGCGCGAGCTCGAGGTCGAGGGCGTCGAGGCGTTCACGAAGTCGTTCGAGACCCTGCTCGCGACGCTCGCCAAGGCTTCGAAGGACATCAGGGCGGGGAAAGGGCCGCGGCAGTGGCACAGCCTGGGCGAGCTGCAGCCGGCCGTCGATGCGCAGCTCGGCAAGCTGCAGAAGGAAGAGGCGGCGCGCCGTCTGTGGGCCAAGGACTCGACGCTTTGGAGCGCCGACCCTAAGAAGCGCGAGGAGATCCGCGACCGCCTCGGCTGGCTGAACGTCGCCGAGAAGATGCTCGAGCACGGAGCGGAGTTCCGCGACCTGGCGAAGCACGGCCGCACGTACTCCGACGTCGTGCTGCTGGGCATGGGCGGCTCGAGCCTGTGCCCGGACGTGCTGCGGCACACGTTCGGCGCCGTCAAGGGCCATCCCCAGCTGCACGTGCTGGACACCACCGACCCGGCGACGATCCTGGGCGTCCGATCGAAGATCAGAATCCAGGACACGCTCTTCGTCGTCGCGTCGAAATCCGGCGAGACGACCGAGACGCTCTCGCACTTCGCCTACTTCTGGGACCAGGTCAACATCAACGGGCGCGCGGGCATGGCCGGGCGGCACTTCGCCGCCATCACCGACCCCGGCACGTCGCTCGAGAAGCTCGCCAAGGACCACGGGTTCCGCTGGATCTTTCCCAACCCCCCGGACATCGGCGGCCGCTACTCGGCGCTGAGCTACTTCGGCCTCGTGCCCGGGTCGCTCATGGGCGTCGATGTCACGCAGATGCTCGAGCGGGCGATGGAGATGGCGAGCTCGTGCGCCGACTCGGTGCCGGTCAACATCAATCCCGGCGTGTGGCTGGGTGCGGTCCTGGGCCGGCTCGCTGCCGGCGGCCGCAACAAGCTCACGCTCATCGCCTCGCCGAAGGTCGCGACGTTCGGCTACTGGGTCGAGCAGCTCATCGCCGAGAGCACGGGCAAGCAGGGCAAGGGGATCGTGCCCGTCGAGGGCGAGCCCCTGGGCAAGCCCGCGGTCTACGGCGACGACCGCGTGTTCGTCCACATCCGGATGGATTCCGACCCGGTCAACCGCGCCGTGCAGGCGCTGGAGAAGGCGGGCCAGCCGGTGGTGACGCTGACGTTGCGGGACAAGCTCGACCTGGGTGGCGAGTTCCTCCGCTGGGAGGTGGCGACCGCCATCGCGGGCTCGATTCTCGGCATCGACCCGTTCGACCAGCCCAACGTGCAGGAGTCCAAGGACAACACGAAGAAGGTCCTGGCGAAGTTCAAGAGCAGCGGCAAGCTGCCGGCGGCGGAGTCGGTGCCCGCGGCCGAGTCGCTCGCCGGGCTCCAAGCGCTGCTGGCGCGCGCCAAGCCGGGCGCCTACTTCGCGATCATGGCCTACACGGCGCGCACGCCGGGATCCGAGTCGGCGATCGCCGCCATCCGCTCGGCGGTGCGTGACCGCATGCGCATCGCGACCACGGCGGGATACGGGCCGCGATTCCTGCACTCGACCGGCCAGCTGCACAAAGGCGGTCCGAAGACCGGCCTGTTCCTGCAGATCGTCCAGGACGACACGCGCGACGTGGCCATCCCAGGCCAGCCGTTCAGCTTCTCCGTGCTCAAGCAGTCGCAGTCGCTGGGCGACCTGCAGTCGCTAAGCTCGCGCCGCCTGCCCGTGCTGCGCGTGACGCTCGGGCGCCAGCCGGCGGCAGGCTGGCGGGCGCTGGCGACCGCGGTCAAATCAGCGATCAAGTAGAGAGTTCCCTTCCCCTTCGAGGGCAGGGTCAGGGTGGGGGCCTAAGCTCCCATCCCGGGAGAGATATAGATATGGAAATGGGAATGGTCGGCCTCGGCCGGATGGGCGGCAACATGGTGCTGCGCCTGCTCAAGCGGGGCCATCACATGATCGCGTTCGATCACTCCGCGGACGCCGTCAAGGCGCACGAGGCGCAGGGTGCGGTGGGCGCCCATTCGCTGGAGGAGTTCGTCCAGAAGTTCAAGACCCGGCCCCGGATCATGTGGGTGAT harbors:
- a CDS encoding oligoendopeptidase F produces the protein MFRAVPTGAEAVRWDLNDLFASPADPAIEARLTHALERAKAFEAKYRGKVATLEPREFAAMMRELAEDEEAAATPEVYAYLLHSQNTQDPAAGRLLARVREANAERGRHGVFFPLELAQVSDEHAAKLYADPGSAPYRHTVEEARKFRPHQLSEPEERVLTDYSPVGNSAWTRLFEELCAGIRVDFDGRQLVLEEALTLLREPDREVRRRASGAITTALGRDIRTRAYVFNVILQEKAIDDRLRHFPTWISSRNLANETSDEAVSALVEAVTGRYDVCVRYYRVKKHLLGVDALHEWDRYAPIQEVTRDLSWEEAKELVLGAYRRFSTRAGALVEDFFTRHWVDAAVLPGKSGGAYCMPVTPHHHPYVMLNFTGKLRDALTLAHELGHGLHDRLASKQHIFDFHPPLTLAETASVFGEALTFDRIMAEEKDPQIRLAMLCNQCEDAFSTVFRQVAFNRYEEACHTARRVEGELAVDQLGELYQAKVQPMFGDALILTGEHKDWWSYVGHFVHTPGYVYAYAFGNLLALSVYHRFLERGPAFVEDYLDFLAAGGSTRPNELVRRLGMDITDPGVWDAGLKILDGMVTEVEQLAAATGRA
- a CDS encoding transketolase — encoded protein: MTVTESLTTTDLEFARQLGQQLRVDSIRCSTAAGSGHPTSSMSAADLIAVLIARYLQYDWSKPKDPNNDHLIYSKGHASPLCYAMFKAVGAVSDAELMTYREFGSRLQGHPTPAIPWVDVATGSLGQGLPIAVGVALAGMYLDKLPFHVWTLCGDSELAEGSIWEALDKAGHYQLSNLTAIFDINRLGQRGETEFGWNLDAYRRRVEAFGCFPIVIDGHDVTAIDRAFGQVLSATGKPTVIIAKTVKGKGFPEIENKDGWHGKALPPEMAERAIKALGGLRHLKVKTSRPERTARASKNADPPPVTLPVYGKEAKVATRKAYGDALLALAAIPDVVAMDAEVSNSTHADEFGKAHPERFFEMWISEQQLVATAVGMSVRGYRPFASTFAAFFSRAYDFIRMAGISQANLRLVGSHAGVEIGQDGPSQMALEDLAAMRAVHGSTVLYPCDPNQAAKLTRLMADTPGVVYMRTTRGAYPTLYGPADSFRVGGAKVLRQSAKDKVALIGAGVTLHACLAAAEALAAKKIPARVIDLYSVKPVDLKTLREAARVTKGRFVIVEDHYPEGGLGAAVMEAMAADAPPRVAHLAVRGLPTSGKPDELINAAGISSRHIVAAATKLLQAK
- a CDS encoding bifunctional transaldolase/phosoglucose isomerase, producing the protein MATKSTRRPAPLKELKQIGQSLWLDNIRRQLITSGELARLRDEGLTGVTSNPTIFEKAVSGSSDYDEAMVRLVNAKRTPAEMLWELMVEDIQAAADVFRPVYDRTKGQDGFVSIEVSPTVAASTRRTIAFAEDLRERCRRPNVMVKIPATKEGLLAIYDQVSKGHNINITLIFAVERYAEVVEAYLSGLEKWHERGGDLRKVASVASFFVSRVDTKVDKLLAEKVQLSTDPAQKRALERLYGKAAIANSKRAYERYQQLFSGPRWDRLRKAGAQTQRCLWASTSTKDPRYPDTYYVEELIGSHTVDTIPPATLAAFREHGEVRRSLDENVELAKRQLKQLADAGVDLDQVTRELEVEGVEAFTKSFETLLATLAKASKDIRAGKGPRQWHSLGELQPAVDAQLGKLQKEEAARRLWAKDSTLWSADPKKREEIRDRLGWLNVAEKMLEHGAEFRDLAKHGRTYSDVVLLGMGGSSLCPDVLRHTFGAVKGHPQLHVLDTTDPATILGVRSKIRIQDTLFVVASKSGETTETLSHFAYFWDQVNINGRAGMAGRHFAAITDPGTSLEKLAKDHGFRWIFPNPPDIGGRYSALSYFGLVPGSLMGVDVTQMLERAMEMASSCADSVPVNINPGVWLGAVLGRLAAGGRNKLTLIASPKVATFGYWVEQLIAESTGKQGKGIVPVEGEPLGKPAVYGDDRVFVHIRMDSDPVNRAVQALEKAGQPVVTLTLRDKLDLGGEFLRWEVATAIAGSILGIDPFDQPNVQESKDNTKKVLAKFKSSGKLPAAESVPAAESLAGLQALLARAKPGAYFAIMAYTARTPGSESAIAAIRSAVRDRMRIATTAGYGPRFLHSTGQLHKGGPKTGLFLQIVQDDTRDVAIPGQPFSFSVLKQSQSLGDLQSLSSRRLPVLRVTLGRQPAAGWRALATAVKSAIK